From a region of the Luteibaculum oceani genome:
- a CDS encoding (deoxy)nucleoside triphosphate pyrophosphohydrolase, with translation MDVACAIITSGNKILAAQRAKERSMGGFWEFPGGKIETGENAFEAIIREIKEELDLIVVPSGRFNPTRVFDPINHIVLEPVCCKIISGNLTLKEHEEVQWLEAQDLKLKRWTPADAILLPAIIQYLEPTPNFRTAKRG, from the coding sequence ATGGATGTTGCATGTGCCATAATTACCTCTGGAAATAAAATTCTTGCTGCTCAAAGAGCCAAAGAAAGATCTATGGGAGGCTTTTGGGAGTTTCCTGGTGGAAAAATTGAAACTGGAGAAAACGCTTTTGAAGCGATTATCAGAGAAATTAAAGAAGAGCTCGACCTGATTGTGGTTCCCTCTGGAAGGTTTAATCCCACCCGAGTATTTGATCCTATAAACCACATAGTGCTAGAACCTGTATGCTGCAAAATAATTTCAGGTAACCTAACACTCAAGGAACACGAGGAGGTTCAGTGGCTAGAAGCGCAGGATTTAAAGTTGAAACGCTGGACCCCGGCAGATGCCATTTTACTTCCAGCAATAATTCAATACTTGGAGCCAACCCCAAATTTCCGAACGGCAAAGAGAGGCTAA
- a CDS encoding response regulator, producing MYQKIPQVFIIDDDDESNFIHKIIIEESNLVGTTRVFESGPDALEALHNLDFDDSSPLVVFLDINMPFMDGWEFLQKLTNFSSSITEKLHIEMLSSSIFHNDREKAASNNLIKGYIVKPLSEENLKQVLKKLNKKHQTIK from the coding sequence ATGTACCAAAAAATCCCTCAAGTATTCATAATCGATGATGACGATGAATCGAACTTTATCCACAAAATCATAATTGAGGAATCAAATCTTGTGGGTACAACTCGCGTATTCGAAAGCGGTCCAGATGCATTAGAAGCATTGCACAATTTGGACTTCGATGATTCTTCTCCCTTAGTTGTTTTTTTGGACATAAATATGCCATTTATGGATGGCTGGGAATTTTTACAAAAGCTAACCAATTTTTCCTCTTCCATAACGGAAAAGCTTCACATTGAAATGCTCTCTTCCTCAATATTTCACAACGACCGGGAAAAAGCTGCATCGAACAATTTAATTAAGGGGTACATTGTAAAGCCTTTATCAGAAGAAAACCTTAAACAGGTTTTAAAAAAATTAAATAAGAAGCACCAAACGATAAAGTAA
- a CDS encoding VOC family protein, whose amino-acid sequence MSNGRVIGVGGVFFVSEDPKALYQWYEENLGLVNNGYGFLFERSDKASDRGYLQFSAFSNNDYIKPSPKNFMINFRVDNLDVLLEKLATKGIHPCKEPESFEYGKFAHILDPENNKIELWEPVDEVMKTYDDGKNVNRP is encoded by the coding sequence ATGAGCAACGGAAGAGTAATTGGCGTAGGAGGAGTATTTTTTGTTTCCGAAGATCCAAAAGCCTTATACCAATGGTACGAGGAAAATTTAGGGCTAGTAAATAATGGCTATGGTTTTCTTTTTGAGAGATCCGACAAAGCTTCGGACCGCGGATACCTTCAATTTTCGGCTTTCAGCAACAACGACTATATAAAGCCCAGCCCCAAAAATTTTATGATTAATTTTAGGGTGGACAACTTGGATGTGCTCCTGGAAAAACTTGCCACAAAAGGTATTCACCCATGTAAGGAGCCCGAAAGCTTTGAATATGGTAAGTTTGCGCATATCCTGGACCCAGAAAACAACAAAATTGAACTCTGGGAGCCGGTAGACGAGGTAATGAAAACCTACGACGACGGCAAAAACGTAAACCGCCCCTAA
- a CDS encoding class I SAM-dependent methyltransferase, whose product MPAKAPRNFISDNWEGYQLIDFGKGKRLEQLGDITIIRPDINAHGNPHLSSIKWDQLADAEFVETKSGKGKWNYKNDKRLPLKVQFFNSLVANIKTGPYKHFGLFPEQRSNWHFVEEWIKKNKSQNQQVKVLNLFAYTGASSMVAKYNGSDVIHVDSSKSVINWANENQSINGLSGIRWCFEDALKFIEKEAKRGRKYEGVIMDPPAFGISGKGKRWKIEDQIGDLIENAVKILNPKRHFFVLNTYSPRVNVGDIKNQVVELRGKNNVEVGKLCLISQSKSLLPTGDLIRFTQ is encoded by the coding sequence ATGCCTGCTAAAGCTCCTCGTAATTTTATTTCAGACAATTGGGAGGGTTACCAATTAATAGACTTTGGTAAGGGAAAGAGGCTGGAGCAATTGGGGGATATAACAATAATTCGACCGGATATAAATGCTCATGGAAACCCACATTTATCCAGTATAAAATGGGATCAATTAGCAGATGCAGAATTCGTAGAGACTAAATCCGGTAAAGGAAAATGGAATTATAAAAACGATAAAAGGCTTCCACTAAAAGTTCAATTTTTTAATTCCTTGGTGGCCAATATTAAAACCGGACCCTATAAACATTTTGGTCTTTTTCCAGAACAAAGAAGTAATTGGCATTTTGTCGAGGAGTGGATTAAGAAAAACAAAAGCCAAAACCAACAAGTAAAAGTTTTAAATCTATTTGCCTACACAGGGGCCAGTAGCATGGTAGCAAAATATAATGGGTCGGATGTTATCCATGTAGATTCATCCAAATCTGTAATAAACTGGGCGAATGAAAACCAAAGTATCAATGGGTTATCAGGAATAAGATGGTGCTTTGAAGATGCTCTTAAGTTTATTGAAAAAGAAGCCAAACGAGGACGAAAATACGAAGGGGTTATAATGGACCCTCCAGCTTTTGGAATTTCTGGCAAGGGAAAAAGGTGGAAAATAGAAGATCAAATTGGGGATTTAATTGAAAATGCTGTTAAAATACTCAATCCCAAGAGGCATTTTTTCGTTCTTAACACCTACTCTCCAAGGGTAAATGTGGGGGATATTAAAAATCAAGTTGTTGAATTGCGGGGTAAGAACAATGTTGAAGTGGGGAAACTCTGCTTAATTTCGCAATCTAAATCGCTGTTACCCACGGGAGATTTAATCCGCTTTACGCAATAA
- the folB gene encoding dihydroneopterin aldolase produces MVGEIKINNLEVFGFHGCMEEESIIGTRFTVNATIRYNLAKAALSDDLQHAVDYGQVSEIIKREVKQRNNLVETVIVRIVNKLKSEIQGIEWLRVELTKHAPPINANVESISLVLESD; encoded by the coding sequence ATGGTTGGCGAAATAAAGATCAATAACCTAGAAGTATTTGGTTTTCATGGCTGTATGGAGGAGGAATCCATTATTGGTACTCGCTTTACAGTTAATGCTACCATAAGGTATAATTTAGCAAAGGCGGCATTATCAGACGACTTGCAGCATGCGGTGGATTATGGACAGGTCTCCGAAATTATAAAGCGAGAAGTTAAGCAACGTAATAATTTGGTTGAAACCGTAATTGTTCGAATCGTAAACAAGTTAAAATCTGAAATTCAAGGAATTGAGTGGCTACGAGTTGAACTAACTAAGCATGCACCGCCAATAAATGCTAATGTTGAAAGTATTAGCTTAGTTTTAGAGAGCGATTAA
- a CDS encoding carbon-nitrogen hydrolase family protein yields the protein MQVELRKLNSEDYLGLKESMISSYPNWEDSHWKEHHINALLEQFPAGQFCVTVDGKFAACALSIIINLDNFGESHTYKEITGDFKFTTHDPFGNVLYGIDIFVHPDFRGLRLGRRLYDARKELCEELNLKAIVFGGRIPNYHKYQKDLTPREYIEKVRHKEIHDPVLNFQLSNDFHAKKILKHYLPGDKESKEYAVLLQWDNIYYEEPSPEPIKKAKPIVRLGLVQWQMRPYASVDELLDQVEYFVDAVSGYRCDFVLFPEFFNAPLMAQFNHLSESDAIRKLAEFTDSISKKFAELAIGYNINIVGGSMPVVKEDQRLYNVGYLYHRSGKIDEYIKIHPTPDEVKVWGMAGGDMLRTFDTDCGKIGVLICYDVEFPELSRILADDEMHILFVPFLTDTQNGYGRVRYCAQARAIENEVYVALAGSVGNLPKVHNMDIQYAQSVVFTPCDFSFPTNGIKTEATPNTEMILIADCDTSLLKELHENGAVTNLKDRRKDLYNLERVNLKK from the coding sequence ATGCAGGTAGAATTACGAAAATTAAACTCGGAAGATTATTTAGGGCTGAAGGAATCAATGATTTCATCCTACCCCAATTGGGAGGATAGTCATTGGAAGGAGCATCACATCAATGCCTTATTAGAGCAATTTCCAGCCGGACAATTTTGTGTAACCGTAGACGGCAAATTTGCAGCATGTGCCCTCTCCATAATAATAAACCTCGACAATTTTGGCGAGAGCCATACCTACAAGGAAATTACTGGTGACTTTAAATTCACCACACACGATCCATTTGGAAACGTGCTATATGGTATAGACATTTTTGTTCATCCAGATTTTAGGGGACTTAGACTCGGAAGACGCTTATACGATGCTAGAAAAGAACTTTGCGAGGAGCTCAATTTAAAAGCAATAGTCTTTGGAGGAAGAATTCCCAATTATCACAAGTATCAGAAGGATTTAACCCCAAGAGAGTACATAGAAAAAGTTAGACATAAGGAAATTCACGATCCTGTCCTAAACTTTCAGCTGAGCAATGATTTTCATGCTAAGAAAATCTTAAAGCACTACCTACCTGGAGATAAGGAATCAAAGGAATATGCTGTTCTTTTACAATGGGATAATATATACTACGAAGAGCCTTCTCCGGAACCCATTAAAAAAGCTAAACCCATAGTACGGCTGGGCCTAGTGCAGTGGCAAATGCGTCCCTATGCAAGTGTAGATGAACTTCTGGATCAGGTAGAATATTTTGTTGATGCAGTTTCGGGGTACCGCTGTGATTTCGTTCTCTTCCCGGAGTTTTTTAATGCTCCTCTTATGGCACAATTCAATCACTTATCCGAATCAGATGCCATTAGAAAGCTCGCAGAGTTTACCGACTCCATAAGCAAGAAATTTGCTGAATTAGCAATTGGGTACAACATAAATATTGTTGGAGGAAGTATGCCTGTTGTAAAAGAAGATCAAAGACTTTACAACGTGGGATACTTGTACCATAGAAGTGGTAAAATTGATGAATACATAAAAATTCACCCTACGCCTGATGAGGTAAAAGTTTGGGGAATGGCAGGAGGAGATATGCTTCGAACTTTTGACACCGATTGCGGTAAAATTGGCGTACTCATTTGCTACGATGTAGAGTTTCCGGAACTTTCTAGAATATTGGCTGACGACGAAATGCATATATTATTTGTGCCCTTCTTAACGGATACTCAAAATGGATACGGTCGCGTACGATATTGTGCTCAAGCAAGAGCCATAGAAAATGAGGTATATGTTGCCCTAGCTGGTTCTGTTGGGAACTTACCCAAGGTTCACAACATGGATATACAGTATGCCCAATCTGTGGTATTTACCCCGTGCGACTTTTCCTTTCCGACCAACGGAATAAAAACTGAAGCCACACCTAATACCGAAATGATATTAATTGCAGATTGCGACACCAGTCTTTTGAAAGAGCTGCATGAAAATGGCGCGGTAACCAACCTTAAAGACAGAAGGAAGGATTTGTACAACCTAGAACGAGTAAATCTTAAAAAGTAA
- the gltX gene encoding glutamate--tRNA ligase: MADKVRVRFAPSPTGPLHMGGVRTALYNYLFAKKHGGDFILRIEDTDQTRYVPGAEDYIVEALKWSGIAPDEGQGFGGSFGPYRQSERKDLYYQYAQQLVDSGNAYYAFDTAEELEEMRERLKKAKVAAPQYNAVTRGSMKNSVSLSAEEVEKRLENGDPYVIRLKVPRNEEIRFFDEIRGWVVVHSSNLDDKVLFKSDGMPTYHLANIVDDHLMKITHVIRGEEWLPSAPTHILLYKFLEWEAPKMAHLPLILKPDGNGKLSKRDGDRLGFPVFPIDWIDPISGEKSSGYREKGYYPEAFVNMLAFLGWNPGTEQEIFSLAELVDAFSIERVGKSGSKFDPEKTKWFNQQWLRKQSDDNLVTALKPILEKENLDIPSYEFLKGYVSLMKERAQFPTDLLEGKYLLTEPQEYDAKTIKKKWKENTPELMGKLAEVLRGVEDFSAENIETAFKKFLEDQNVGMGAVLPNFRVLVTGMGMGPSMFQISELLGKDPVLKRIEEGITKLSN, encoded by the coding sequence ATGGCAGACAAAGTTAGGGTAAGATTTGCACCAAGCCCAACCGGACCTTTACATATGGGTGGCGTAAGAACCGCATTGTATAATTATTTATTCGCCAAAAAGCATGGGGGTGATTTTATTCTACGCATAGAAGACACGGATCAAACCCGTTATGTGCCTGGTGCTGAAGACTATATAGTAGAAGCACTAAAATGGTCTGGAATTGCTCCAGACGAGGGGCAAGGGTTTGGAGGTAGCTTTGGACCTTACCGCCAAAGTGAAAGAAAAGATCTTTATTACCAATACGCACAGCAACTTGTAGACTCTGGGAATGCTTACTATGCATTTGATACAGCTGAAGAGCTGGAGGAAATGCGTGAGCGCTTAAAAAAGGCAAAGGTTGCAGCACCTCAATACAACGCCGTTACAAGAGGATCTATGAAAAACTCAGTCTCACTATCGGCTGAGGAAGTTGAGAAGAGATTAGAAAATGGCGATCCTTATGTAATTCGCCTTAAAGTTCCGCGCAACGAAGAGATTCGATTTTTTGACGAAATAAGAGGCTGGGTAGTTGTGCATAGCTCTAACCTAGACGACAAGGTGCTTTTTAAAAGCGATGGAATGCCTACCTATCACTTGGCAAATATTGTAGACGACCACCTAATGAAAATTACCCATGTAATTAGAGGGGAAGAGTGGTTGCCATCTGCTCCAACGCATATTTTGTTGTATAAGTTTTTGGAATGGGAAGCACCAAAAATGGCCCACCTTCCACTTATTTTAAAGCCCGATGGAAACGGTAAGCTTAGTAAAAGAGATGGAGATCGTTTAGGATTTCCGGTTTTCCCAATAGATTGGATAGACCCAATTAGTGGAGAAAAGTCTAGCGGATATAGAGAAAAGGGATATTACCCCGAAGCTTTTGTAAATATGCTTGCGTTTTTAGGTTGGAACCCTGGTACCGAACAAGAAATTTTCAGTTTGGCAGAACTGGTAGACGCATTCTCAATTGAAAGAGTAGGGAAGAGTGGTTCAAAATTTGACCCCGAGAAAACAAAGTGGTTTAATCAGCAATGGTTAAGAAAGCAGTCGGATGACAATTTAGTCACTGCTTTAAAGCCAATTCTAGAGAAAGAAAACTTGGATATTCCTTCCTATGAGTTTTTAAAAGGTTATGTGTCTTTAATGAAGGAGAGAGCACAGTTTCCAACTGATTTGCTTGAAGGAAAATACCTATTGACTGAGCCTCAAGAGTACGATGCGAAAACCATTAAGAAAAAGTGGAAAGAAAACACTCCTGAATTAATGGGGAAATTAGCGGAAGTATTGCGCGGCGTGGAAGATTTTTCCGCTGAAAATATAGAAACTGCTTTTAAGAAGTTTCTTGAAGACCAAAACGTAGGAATGGGTGCTGTCTTACCGAACTTTAGAGTATTGGTTACCGGAATGGGAATGGGGCCATCTATGTTTCAAATTTCTGAGTTGCTTGGAAAAGATCCGGTTCTAAAAAGAATTGAGGAAGGAATTACAAAATTGAGCAACTAA
- a CDS encoding sensor histidine kinase, translated as MENSKVFWKKSGLDWFKSSLFWLIPVLIISALVDISLIQDDGFRFMLFKVAAVFAVIAGWLLVKSNYKLLGLSSPVLYLFISGILAYQAFQVNVNEQSMILAQLVFLSVFLSVFWVWGKLINLAGVVAVGFALVFFAEGSAEFIQIHFYQNGIWFWVIPVIAAILVPFVNRERLLILENQINQIDQQAKEIENLEEELKRIKEEIKEAEHKENRVLRVAVHDINNRIASLQNLSKLFEIKFNKMHEESLITYNKKLNEIASELKVFTDNLMSPVKSKDLPEIKLNSDYIELKPLLENLIEDLRLKASHKNISLNLIQTNKDLHLHVDRTYLKVILRNLINYAIKFSQNNNQVIISSSVRFGKIYVEIMDKSRGIEKDTLKRMFNFLPDKIEDKLEDTTKGIGLSVAKFLAEKMGGRVDYESSIELGLHFSLVFDAVTLPPGIVDGAPAAGQRIKN; from the coding sequence TTGGAAAATAGTAAGGTGTTCTGGAAAAAAAGTGGGTTAGATTGGTTTAAGAGTAGCCTGTTTTGGCTTATTCCAGTGCTTATTATTTCAGCATTAGTTGATATCAGCCTAATTCAAGATGATGGCTTTCGGTTTATGTTATTCAAGGTAGCTGCCGTTTTTGCCGTAATTGCAGGTTGGCTGCTGGTGAAATCTAACTACAAACTATTAGGGCTTAGCTCTCCGGTCTTATACTTATTTATTTCTGGAATATTGGCTTACCAAGCGTTTCAAGTCAATGTAAACGAGCAAAGCATGATTCTTGCTCAACTGGTCTTCCTCAGTGTTTTTTTATCTGTCTTTTGGGTTTGGGGAAAATTGATCAACCTAGCAGGGGTTGTTGCCGTGGGCTTTGCTTTGGTATTTTTTGCTGAAGGAAGTGCTGAGTTTATTCAAATTCATTTTTATCAAAATGGAATCTGGTTTTGGGTGATTCCTGTGATTGCCGCCATTTTAGTTCCATTTGTTAATCGTGAGCGCCTATTAATTCTAGAAAATCAAATTAATCAGATAGATCAGCAGGCTAAAGAAATTGAGAACTTAGAAGAGGAATTAAAACGAATTAAAGAAGAAATTAAGGAAGCTGAACACAAGGAAAATAGAGTACTACGTGTGGCTGTCCACGATATTAATAACCGTATTGCTTCGCTTCAAAACTTAAGCAAGTTGTTTGAAATAAAATTCAACAAAATGCACGAGGAGTCCCTAATTACCTACAACAAAAAGCTAAATGAAATTGCTTCGGAGTTAAAGGTGTTTACGGACAACCTAATGTCACCAGTGAAATCGAAGGATTTACCTGAAATTAAATTAAATAGCGATTACATAGAGCTAAAACCTCTGCTGGAAAACTTAATAGAAGACCTAAGACTTAAGGCCAGTCATAAAAACATTAGCTTAAATCTTATTCAAACAAATAAGGATCTTCATTTACATGTCGATAGGACTTATTTAAAAGTAATCCTCAGGAATCTAATTAATTACGCTATAAAGTTTTCTCAAAACAATAATCAAGTAATAATTAGTTCCTCGGTTAGGTTTGGAAAAATTTATGTGGAGATTATGGATAAGTCTAGGGGTATAGAAAAGGACACCCTAAAGCGCATGTTTAATTTCTTACCCGATAAGATTGAAGATAAATTGGAGGATACTACGAAGGGGATTGGACTTTCTGTTGCTAAATTTTTAGCTGAAAAAATGGGAGGAAGGGTAGATTACGAATCTTCAATTGAGCTTGGACTACACTTTAGTCTGGTTTTTGACGCGGTAACGTTACCTCCAGGCATAGTGGATGGAGCCCCTGCTGCTGGTCAACGGATTAAAAACTGA
- a CDS encoding ArnT family glycosyltransferase, with translation MWENIKSHRLAYFLILLSLLISIFLALTVELGNDEVYYVLYIKYPALSYFDHPGVLGWLGWIFTLGGTIITDFTVRLGPIIFSVLNQIIIYRWLLRRNGTSSAVNGLLIFNASLYLFLIAGVFLLPDSFQLSFWLLSLLFWEKAENTGSTTPTVLGGVLGALALATKYHAVCLPAGLLLYYLVHNRKRIISTQFILYCFLFSLGLIPTILWNSMNDWASFSFHGDRVGFLENGINLNSLGAFFAGQLLYYNPIIILVLFLTLFNRGNKTKAAWLLYSGLALFLISTVLALSKTTLPHWTGPAFIGITVWLALNMREKKRKLLFAGLIFNAAILLGGWYITNYGSNLGSKKGDKLGKNDPTQDLFGWRQLGANYQLWLAENPEFSKTSLLSLNWFPAGHIEHYVRPKNQPLICVGPRKNTHEFVRLNQRFNSPENSNQYLFFHQSNGFHDRLEKLPNRYVPVKKLIRFPIYRSGKKIRYHDLYLIEYQEDILSSY, from the coding sequence ATGTGGGAGAATATTAAATCACATCGCCTAGCATATTTTCTTATCCTGCTAAGTCTTTTGATTTCAATTTTCCTAGCGCTTACAGTAGAACTTGGCAACGATGAGGTATACTACGTTCTCTACATAAAATACCCAGCCCTTTCCTACTTTGATCACCCTGGAGTTTTAGGATGGTTAGGATGGATATTTACTTTAGGCGGAACCATTATTACTGATTTCACGGTTAGATTAGGACCAATTATATTCTCTGTTCTAAATCAAATAATCATTTATCGTTGGTTACTGAGAAGAAATGGGACAAGCAGTGCAGTAAATGGCTTGTTGATTTTCAATGCTTCGCTGTACCTATTTCTAATTGCGGGCGTTTTTTTATTACCCGATAGCTTTCAACTAAGCTTTTGGTTACTCTCTCTTTTATTTTGGGAAAAAGCCGAAAATACTGGCAGCACAACACCAACTGTTCTTGGAGGGGTTCTCGGAGCCCTTGCCCTAGCTACTAAATACCACGCGGTTTGCCTACCAGCTGGGCTGTTGTTGTACTACCTCGTTCACAACCGAAAGAGAATTATCAGCACCCAGTTTATATTATACTGTTTCCTTTTTTCTTTAGGCTTAATCCCTACCATTCTATGGAATTCAATGAACGACTGGGCTAGCTTTTCTTTTCACGGAGACCGAGTGGGATTTTTAGAAAATGGAATAAACCTCAATAGCCTGGGTGCTTTTTTTGCGGGTCAGCTTCTTTATTATAACCCAATCATAATATTGGTTTTGTTTCTTACGCTATTTAACCGTGGTAATAAAACAAAAGCTGCCTGGCTTTTATATTCAGGATTAGCTCTTTTTCTCATCAGTACAGTACTCGCCCTATCCAAAACAACACTTCCCCACTGGACTGGTCCTGCCTTTATTGGAATTACCGTTTGGTTGGCCCTTAACATGCGTGAAAAGAAAAGGAAACTTTTATTCGCTGGACTGATATTTAATGCTGCCATACTACTTGGCGGATGGTATATAACCAATTACGGATCGAATTTAGGCTCCAAAAAAGGAGATAAACTAGGTAAAAACGACCCAACCCAAGACCTATTTGGCTGGAGACAACTAGGCGCTAACTACCAGCTATGGCTTGCTGAAAACCCAGAATTCTCTAAAACCTCTCTCCTCAGTTTAAATTGGTTTCCAGCAGGGCATATAGAACACTATGTGCGGCCAAAAAATCAACCATTAATTTGTGTTGGACCGAGAAAAAACACACATGAATTTGTTCGATTAAACCAAAGGTTTAATTCACCTGAAAATTCAAATCAATACTTGTTCTTTCATCAAAGCAATGGTTTTCACGATAGATTAGAAAAACTTCCAAATAGATACGTTCCAGTGAAAAAACTTATTCGTTTTCCAATTTACCGTTCGGGTAAAAAAATTAGATATCACGATTTGTATCTCATCGAATACCAAGAAGATATTTTATCCTCCTATTAA